One Dioscorea cayenensis subsp. rotundata cultivar TDr96_F1 chromosome 19, TDr96_F1_v2_PseudoChromosome.rev07_lg8_w22 25.fasta, whole genome shotgun sequence genomic window, CAATGAAATTAAGCAATCAAATCATTCAAAGCAAAAACTTTGACAATCAAGAATCTATCTGATTGTACAAataacatgaaaaacaaagtaaaaatcaTACCTTTTGAAGTGATGAAGTGCTTGGGGGAGAAGAGGAAAGCAAAGGGGATTGCTTTACTCTATGAAATtgtagaaaagaagagaaatcaACAAGATGATGAGCAtaagaatatgaaagaaagaggaatttttgcatataaatctcaaaaaagggaaagaaattGATTACTTTGGAGTGTCATTGGAAAAGTCGGTTACAGCAtacaataaaaacacacaaaaacaaatgcaactaaACAAGAAGCACCAAGCTGAAAAGgacattgtttttaaaaaaggaaagcaaaattataaatttattttcttagaaATTTGGTATGATATTAAATAGGCaaactcctttttttttggtctttctTATTTCACCATAATGTAAAtggaaattttaatttcattttcataacaactccacatcattttattatttttattgttatttttggaAAGATTCAAATCAATCTTAATtctcaaataattatatattttttaatcccaATTTATTAGTTTCATAAAAATTCAGTACCCGTGAATATCTATAGAAACCTTTCCTTACATAACCATTtgaactttttttcaaaaaaaaaaaaaaagggtttattttaaaatttatttttatattttttaaactaaaatatttaaatgggcTTAATTTAGTTTTGCTGGTTTTAAATCCATTAAGAAGACAGGCCTCGGCCCAGAAAAACTCGGGTTCCATTTTCCTATAAAGAGCTCTCAGTGTTTGTCTTCGCGAATTGGGGCTTTTGTTAGGGTTTCTATCGGTGCTCTCTATCTCTATACCTTCGCCGCCGCCGTCGTCGTCGCCATGGCCACGCAAAGCGAGGAGGAGCTGCTCGCTCAGCATCTCGAGCAGCAAAAGATCGATGTGAGCTCACTTTTCTGCATGGTTTCATTATATTGATAGATCTGGTTGTTGTAAAGTTTTTGGTGATGATCGAGAGCtgatttttttaggtttttaatgaTTGTTAGTAAGTGAAAACTGAAAAGGATTGAATTCTTTTCTTCTGAACTGTTGGAGATGATAATTTCTTGTTTCTCGGTAATTTTATTGGTGGTGTGCGAAATGTTCctgtttgatttcattgatggattgataatttttcatgaaattttataGTTGTACATGGTTGTGGTGTTGCCTCGGTAGTCAAGAGAAAGGAAAGGATTAATGTGTGCTGTGATTGAACTGTTTGTTGTCTTGGTACTATAAGAGAACCATATTGATgaaaaacaatgtttttttcttcttctggaatttagttaaaaaatatttttttaaccaaatgaaatttgatgaaaaaaaatgtattttttttgtttgtgaagGCATAATTTGGCAGATCAATCTTGGAGTTTATGATAGATCAATAATTACTTTTCTATTCTTTACAGCATGATGAGCCTGTAGTTGAAGAGgacgaagatgatgatgatgatgatgaagatgatgacaagGATGAGGATGAAGCTGAAGGTAGGGCAAGAGTTcttatttttgtgtgtgtgtgtagttttaaatttgtttaaagAAATATTTTCAGAATCTAGATCTGTTTAATTTCTTATTGTTTAAACAATTTGCACTATTGACCTGAGGAACTAATATGGAATAAAAGTCCGTCAATTAAATTTAGGTACGATGATGTTCGAAGGAAAACTCATTCAACATTATTTGTTAAACACGAATTAAACAAGTTGAAATTCAACCTtatgatttatatgtttattgagCATGTAAAGTAACATGagctttttttttagttaattttctGTTCAGTTAGTTGTTAATGCGGTGTTTAGAATGTGCATAAAATATTTACAGTCAATATTCTTGCAGAACATGTTTCTTTTGTATATTAGTTATGTTTATGCGAAAATAGCATCTCTTGCAACAATTCTTATGCGCATATTTGTTcttgtaatatatattaaatagttattattattattattttttttttttgcgatTCTTTGCATGAAAGGTCTAAAattgaactttaaaaaaaaaatgatattgaaGGACAAGTAGGTGATGAGAGCGGGAGATCAAAGCAGAGCAGAAGTGAGAAGAAGAGCCGCAAGGCTATGCTGAAGCTTGGAATGAAACCCATCACTGGCGTTAGTAGAGTGACTGTGAAGAAGAGCAAAAGCGTAAGCTGTTacgaattttttttattaatatcaacTTAAATgtgcaaaattttcaaaatatgtttGCCATTTGTTTCCATTTCAGATATTATTTGTCATCTCAAAGCCGGATATTTACAAGAGTCCGAACTCAGACACTTATGTTATTTTTGGAGAAGCAAAGATTGAGGATCTAAGCTCTCAGCTGCAGACCCAGGCTGCTGAACAATTCAAGGCTCCTGATTTGAGCCACGTGATTTCCAAGCCCGAGTCTTCGACCATGGTGCAGGATGATGAAGATGTCGATGAGACCGGGGTTGAGCAGAAGGATATTGAGTTGGTAATGACGCAGGCCGGGGTTTCCAGGCCCAAGGCTGTCAAGGCACTTAAGGCTGCAGATGGGGATATTGTCTCTGCTATCATGGAGCTGACAAACTAAGGTGCACTATTTGCATTGCTCTGTTGCATTGAGGTTTTCTCTGTTCATTTTCTCTTGGTATTTCCTGTTGTATTACTAGCAATGTTCTCCATGTTTTATTTGTGTGATGTTATGTTATTTGTGGGGAGAGTTTTCTTTTTGATGTTCTTGCAATAGTTTGAATTATGAAGTTTAAGCTGTGGCAACTTGGCattttagttattaaaaaaaaaaaaatctactttttcttttgccATTTTCTTTTATGTGCTAGAAAACCATGGTGTATTGGTTGGGGTGGCATGTTAAAAGGACtgtttttgaatttgattaaaattttattttgattaataggAATAAAAAATATCTAGTTGTATTAAAATAGttattgaataataattaatattacaaGAGGTTATGACACAATTTTGTGACTGTTTGGTTtgatttaattacttttttacataacaaaaaatgttttacaaaataaatattagtgAGATAATTACAAATAACGTTGCAAATAATTTTGGCCTTATGTTCTTAAAAGAagtcaaaacaacaaaaagacaTAGAATATCAAGGGACTGATCAGGGGGACTACCTCCTGAAATTTTGCAAGTTGATAAAAAGCAAAACGGCTAATGACAACCCAGTGCTGATAATCAGTGGCAATGGATTTGGTTCCCCTTCCCCATCATCAAGTCTTCCATTCCTTGCCCCATTATTTGATCCATTAGCAGCAGCTCCTCCATTATTTGATCCATTAGCAGCAGCTCCTCCAGTATGTGATGATCCATTAACAGCAGCTCCTCCATTATTTGATGATCTATTAGCAGTAGTTCCtccaccatttgatccaccagAAGCACCATGTGAGCTCAAGGCCTGACGGCATACAGGGCAAGTTGTGTGCTGCTGCAACCACGGCGTGATACAATTTCCGTGAAACAGATGTTTACACGGAGTCTCCTTCACTTGGCTATCCAACTCGAACTCCTCCATGCAAATCGGGCAATTTGATTCATCGTCGACATGCCTCTGAGTGATCGTTACTGTCGGCAGAGAATCAGTGTCAGCACTTCTCACCGGTGCAGCCGGTCGGTCTAGTTCACCATTGTTATCCATGAAATCAAATCCatggttcatcatcatcatcccagCATCATCAACCTCATCCCTCAAGAAGTGTCCCCTTCCATGTGCAGGAAACTGCATCCCCATCCCATGGTCATGTGTGCCTCCTCCCATGTCATGCATTGCATGGTTCCCATGATGATGATTCATGCCCATTCCCCCCATCCCACCATGGTTATGGTACATGTTATGTCCACCTCCCATATCATGCATTCCCATTCCCCCCATCCCACCATGGTTATGAATCATATTATGTCCACCTCCCATATCATGCATTCCCATTCCCCCCATCCCACCATGATTATGGATCATATTATGTCCACCTCCCATATCATGCATTCCCATTCCTCCCATCCCACCATGATTATGGATCATATTATGTCCACCTCCCATATCATGCATTCCCATTCCCCCCATCCCACCATGGTTATGAATCATATTATGTCCACCTCCCATATCATGCATTCCCATTCCCCCCATTCCTCCATGGTTATGAAACATATTATGTGcacctcctccaccaccatGCATTGCATGGTTCCCATGAACATCCATGCCCATTCCTCCCATCCCACCATGGTTATGATGCATTGCATGGTTCCTATGAACATCCATGCCCATTCCGCCACCATGCACCTCATTCAGCTCTTGAATAAATCCTCCCTGACAACGAGAACATATCATGTCCATGGGATGAGGCTGGATAGCCCTATTGCATGAGTGGCACCAATGTGACATCTTCCAATCTTTTTAAGAGCTTTCCCAATTACTAATCTGTGACAAAATAGAAGTAAATTCaggattataattaataaaaaaaactattatttggATGTAAAGAAATATTTAGGTGTATAAATAAACACATTAATTGCCAATGTCTAAAGCAAGATCAAGTATGATAACATGAGGCagtaaaatacataatattacACAATGATTTAGCTTTCAACTGATTGTATATGCATTGAACATACAAAGATCAATTTCAAAACAGAGCTAAGTGAAAGCGATGATGAACAATAACaggtaaaaagaaataaaaacatcgACAACATGGAAACTTACACGAAAATATCTTAAATCGGGGAAAACCAGAGATGAAGAAGGTGAGATTTCAACTATGGTGAGAATTGAGTATAATGGTTGTGTTTTATTAGCTCAGTTTGCCAAAgttttatatataacaataaaaatcctCACATATGTTTAAATAAGCTTTAGTCTGATTATAAGTAGGAGTCCTAATTTGATTGGGAGTCGGATTGTTTAAGTGGTGAAATATAAAgaatttatctaaatatgtcTTAGTTTGATTACAAATAGAATTTGGGTTATAAActctaatatttatatatatatatatactcctgCAGATAACAAGGTcctaatataaacaaattttattatatacattgaGACTGACTACTGCAGAGCGGGAAAAAAAAACGCCATGCCTGGGAAAGATCCTTGAAaacagaataaataaataaataaataaataaatagactgCAAGCAAATTCAGCACTGCAAGTTAATggtaaaatttccaaaaaaaagcaaaagcataGCACCGTCCAGAAATCACAGAAAGATGAGATCAAGAcatcaattcaataaaaataaaaataaaaaacaaatatcacAACCAACACATAGCGAATTCAGACAAATCCATGACTGCATAATGTTAAACTAATAAATagcaaaacacaaaataatcaaGAAACAAGAGATGAGATGAAGAAAGGGGGAGATGATCATACTTCAGGGAAAAATCACAGCTAATTGAAGCCTTTTGAAGTTCCGCTATCGTTAAACTTGAAGCAAGTTAGGGGCTGAATTTAAAGAACAGAGTTTTGAGGGTgaacatgattatatatattatcattggAAACTGGGGAGTGTTTTTCATGTCCGAATAGAACTTGAAGTTTAATTAATAACGCtacatgaaattaaattttactatCAAAACGCATCAGAatttatttaagataaatttatttaaaacattatccagttatataatttatctttatttttttaatttaaaagaaaaaaacattaaataggGTCGAAGTAGGATTCCCTTGCAAATTTCTGAGCAAAAGACTGAATATTTTCGATTTTGGCTTGAATCAAGACTTATTTCGCCTAGAATTATATTAATCGCCACTGATAGGGATGAACGGCCTTTGATGAaccaacaaatatatttaaaataattttttttatgaaagttaaaaacattttaaaaatagaattttaaaaataagtaacaaacttttttttaaacaaatatgaattaaatcaaaacctCCAACCATTATTGTTTGGTATATATTACAAGACAGTTGAACCGTCAATCTTTCACAAAAATAGAGTAAAAGTGTGATAATcatctaattttattaaaatataaaataaataaataaatcaatcaaggtATTGAAAAAATTGATTACCAAAAGAGTAATTCTATATAGAGCAAACCGCTCATTGCTAAGCggttcgctctatatagcattactcttactAAAAATTTAGAATAGACAAATTAAAGATCTAAAATACTACTGCAATGCCGTCAACCGCAACTTGCTTTTCCAAAAGCCACCTAACTCTATCATAGTTGATCCAAAAGCCGCCTAAATGAGggggagaaaaaaaagagagacctACATGTTAATAGACAACCAATGgttaaatttttatcaaaaatacaaTTAACATGAATCTTGAACCaaagatacaaaataaattagaaaataaaaagctGCTCGCACAGACATAATGTGGATTTTACTCACTAGAAGACCATGGCATTGGGTTACAACTCAAAGCTCAACAAACCAGTAACGCAAgctaaacacttttttttattaattgctGCCAAGATAAACATCTAAACCTCAACAAAGTAGATAGGAGCAGACCCGTGCACATATGGGCGCTGGAACTACTAATAGATCACTTATAAAGGGTTCTAATAAAAACATGACTACTAATAGACCACTTGGTCGTTGGTAACTAAACACACCGTTGatatacaatattaaaaagAGAGACCCATCTTCTCAGCAACCTTCATCAGCCATCTCAGAATCTCTAAGCCTCTATGAAACAGTGAAATGGCAGGTGAGTGATTCCCATTTGCCGCAAGCCTATCTATCTTCTGATCAAATTCTAATCTCTTGGCATGACCTGAACATTTGCACAGCCAACCAGCAGCATTATTAGCTGCTTCAGTCTTGATATCCTCTGCTTGATTCTCCGACAATTATCCTGAGCAAGGACTTGTGAAACCCCAGACAACCAACATCTATATCCTTATCTGCCAATCTCTTCTCACTCTACTCAAGTCTATCTCCAGAGCACCCAATTCAGCCTCCAGACTGCAACATGCATTCAGATTTAACACATCCTGTGACCAAAATTCTTTTATTAGTGCCCATAATAACAAAACTTCACCCCTACATCGAAGCAATCCAGGACCCAAAATGCATCAGTAAAGAGGCATATTCTAGGCGAACCAGAATTcaaatagttaataagatacTACCCCATCTGGCAGGATGTAGATACAGCATACTCCATCACATGATCAACAGCTGAACTTGCAATCCAATGATAATCCAGTTGCACTCCATAAGGTTACATCTGGCTTTCTAGATTTTCCAAACCGTTGAGTGATCAGAGAAGGCTCTCTTGGATTGAGTATTTCCCAACCAAGACCCGGTTGCAATTATGCCCTCACACCATCTAGGATGAAACCCTGTTATCAATTCCACCTTGTGCCAAACCTGCTGAGATTTGTAGCAGGATTTAAAGAAACATTCAATGTTCTTCCTCTCCAAGCCACATAAGGCACACAAAGCCTCTGGGCCTAGGCTCAAAGAGTGAAggaatttatatgttttgagtCTTTTGACTCTCCCATGGATTACTAACCACATAAAATACTTAGATCAACGAGCCACATTTAACTTCCACAAGTTAGCCCAACCATTCCATTTGATGAAATCACTCATGTCTCTGccattgaaaaaggaaaaaactgCAGAGGAAATTTTATCACTATTGGAATCTGGGAGCCAAACCCAGTTAAGATCATTGTCTGGAATTACAAGGTTAAGGTGAcagaaattgaaattaaaaagattatGGAGATGCTTATAACACACAATTTACACATGAAGTAAGTTTACAGAGAAACTCTTGCACTTTAAAAGATGTTTCTCACGGCACGAAACAGACCATTATTCAATTTAAGCTATAAACCACATCTTTATTAGATGGTGGAAGTGTCATGAGTGGCCTAAGTAAAATAAGTagttaatgagaaaaaaaatttccaaccATAATTGGGCATCAAAGAAGGAGGAATTTATGAATGTAAACAAATTCAAGTGAGGCTTTCACACACATTTATATCATTCTGAAGTACTAATGATCTTAAAGAGCTCAGAAATCTACAGCACACCACAAGTCGATAAACAAAATATCCCTAAACTAGTCCCGGACCAAATAACTCATTAAACAGTGGTTTTTTTAGGTGTTTATACAAGGATTCAAGCTCGAAATCACTTGCTTAAGTGATCCCGGCCTCTACCACTTAAACCAACCCAGTTTTCTCACAAAAGAGAAATTCAACAATAAGTtatgaaaaatacaataaaattattCCACATATTGAAAAGGATGAAAACATAGGACAACTAACAAATTTAGCAACAGATAGCGAAGTTCATCAAGCAAGCAACAATGAGGCAAGAAAGATAGTTCATTTAACCCTATTCCAAGATAACAGTTAAGGAGAGAACCTGAAAATGGCAGTAATTTTCACAACATCTATGCCACACTGAACAAATTAGCATGAACAGCATGACAATGAAGGGCCTCAGTGCATCCCTTCCATCTTCCTTTCCTCAATTATCAAATGCAGAAcaatcaaaactcaaacaaCTCATTCAATCTCTATTAATCTGTCTAAGCTTCAACAATTTCCAGCAATTTGACCATCACTTCCAACCATCCGAAGCCCCACATCCTTCAACTCTGGCGCTCTCTTGCAATACTTGGACACATACCTAGCCAAGAACACCTTCTCTGAGCAAGTAAAGAAGTTCGCCACCACCTTCTTACCTTTCTCTTTCCCTACCTTTCTAAACAGTCCCTTCTCCTCCAACACCTGAAACACCTTAAACCTAGGCAAAACCCTCTTTTCGAATGCATGCATCAAGAGCTTCGGTTTCACGCTCAGCTCCTCCGGACCAAACCCCACCTCCTTCATGAAGAACTCCGTCGACTTCCTGATCTTCTCATCCGACACCAGCACGCACAACGGAGCCCTCCGAAAAGCGGCATAAACAAGCTCTTCCGACCAACCCATCTCCTTGAACAGCTTCAGTCTCGAATCCCACGTCGATTTTTTCATCCCATTCAAGGCCCGGAGTGCGTAGACGAACATAGGGTTCTCCGGCTCGATCCCCGCGCGGCGAACAGCAGCGATGTTGGCTCGGAAAACGTCGGGATTGAGCATGAGAGATCGATTGCTGGTAGTGATGAGCTTGGCGATGCGGTCGCGGGGGACCCCAATGGAAAGCAAGGAAGCAATGTTGGGAGCGACGGAGCGGTTGAGGCTGCAGGAGAGGAACCAGTTGCGGCGGAGGATGAGGAGAAGGTCATCGGCGGAGTCGATGAAGGAGCGGATGAGATGGAAGATGGGCTTGAGATGGTTGTCAAGGGAGCGGGTGAGGATGGAAGGGTTAGAGATGATGAGGTTGGGGAGGAAGTCGGGAGGGACGGCGGCGGCATCGGAGAGAAGGAAGCGGAGCTTGGGGGCGAGAACAAGGGGGACATTAAAGCGAAGGAGGGAGGGGCGCTTGGAGAGGAGAATGGAGATGTGGGAGTCGGAGAAGTTGTGGGATTTCAGGAGAGCGAGAAGGGGTTCAGGTGGAGAAGATGGTGTGGCGGAGGAGTAGTAGAAGAAGGAAAGGTTTGGGTAATGGAGATGATCGGAGATAGAGACGA contains:
- the LOC120283814 gene encoding nascent polypeptide-associated complex subunit alpha-like protein 1, whose protein sequence is MATQSEEELLAQHLEQQKIDHDEPVVEEDEDDDDDDEDDDKDEDEAEGQVGDESGRSKQSRSEKKSRKAMLKLGMKPITGVSRVTVKKSKSILFVISKPDIYKSPNSDTYVIFGEAKIEDLSSQLQTQAAEQFKAPDLSHVISKPESSTMVQDDEDVDETGVEQKDIELVMTQAGVSRPKAVKALKAADGDIVSAIMELTN
- the LOC120249989 gene encoding uncharacterized protein LOC120249989, with translation MASSFFKRLVSISDHLHYPNLSFFYYSSATPSSPPEPLLALLKSHNFSDSHISILLSKRPSLLRFNVPLVLAPKLRFLLSDAAAVPPDFLPNLIISNPSILTRSLDNHLKPIFHLIRSFIDSADDLLLILRRNWFLSCSLNRSVAPNIASLLSIGVPRDRIAKLITTSNRSLMLNPDVFRANIAAVRRAGIEPENPMFVYALRALNGMKKSTWDSRLKLFKEMGWSEELVYAAFRRAPLCVLVSDEKIRKSTEFFMKEVGFGPEELSVKPKLLMHAFEKRVLPRFKVFQVLEEKGLFRKVGKEKGKKVVANFFTCSEKVFLARYVSKYCKRAPELKDVGLRMVGSDGQIAGNC